The following is a genomic window from Nitrospira sp..
TACTGCGTAATTTTTCCGTCTTCGATATCCACCTTCTGGTCCTCGACCCAGGCGCTCTTCACGTTCTGCAAGGTCTTGTTCGCGCGGGCGACGCCGATGTGAATCGCGTCATCAAAGCTCTTCGGCGAAGCGGCAATGATTTCCGTCACGCGTGCAACAGACATGATGACCTCCCGGTTGGATGGTGGATGGTGCCATCGTCGCCAACAGGCTAGGCCGACCGGGAAAAACTGTCAAGCAGGCACGACGCCAGGATGTGCGACAGGCTCGCGGAACGTATGGACGATCGTTCCGTGTTCACATTTTGTGACTGCGTCCCTCGGCGGTTCAACCGGCTTTCCACTCCTCGGCCGACGGTGACTGTTCTACGGGCCATCTCCTGTTGAAGGGATTCGATCCAGGAAAACGGATGGATG
Proteins encoded in this region:
- a CDS encoding Dodecin, a flavin storage/sequestration protein codes for the protein MSVARVTEIIAASPKSFDDAIHIGVARANKTLQNVKSAWVEDQKVDIEDGKITQYRVALKVTFVLKD